One Kitasatospora sp. NBC_01266 genomic window carries:
- a CDS encoding chloramphenicol phosphotransferase CPT family protein, with amino-acid sequence MSGLIIFLNGTSSSGKSSIARELLSVLDETCFHLAVDQFHAMRSKRELADEAELRAVMLRTWSGFHRAVAGMAAAGNNVVVDHLFSERWRLDECLELFPAADVVLVGVRCPLPELERREAERGDRPVGLAARQFVQVHAHGVYDIEVDTSTATPLECALQIKEFLPRRPSPTAFERLAAAGSSAVPAAR; translated from the coding sequence ATGAGCGGACTGATCATCTTCCTGAACGGCACCTCCAGCTCCGGCAAGTCGAGCATCGCGCGGGAGCTGCTGTCGGTCCTCGACGAGACCTGCTTCCACCTGGCCGTCGACCAGTTCCACGCGATGCGCTCCAAGCGCGAGCTCGCCGACGAGGCGGAACTGCGCGCCGTCATGCTGCGCACCTGGTCCGGGTTCCACCGGGCGGTCGCGGGGATGGCCGCGGCGGGCAACAACGTCGTGGTGGACCACCTGTTCAGCGAGCGGTGGCGGCTGGACGAGTGCCTGGAGCTGTTCCCCGCCGCCGATGTCGTGCTGGTCGGCGTGCGCTGCCCGCTGCCGGAGCTGGAGCGGCGCGAGGCCGAGCGCGGCGACCGTCCGGTGGGCCTGGCGGCCCGGCAGTTCGTCCAGGTGCACGCCCACGGCGTCTATGACATCGAGGTCGACACCAGCACCGCGACGCCGCTCGAGTGCGCCTTGCAGATCAAGGAGTTCCTGCCGCGCCGGCCCTCCCCGACGGCCTTCGAACGGCTGGCGGCCGCCGGCTCCTCGGCGGTGCCCGCAGCGCGCTGA
- a CDS encoding DinB family protein, giving the protein MPRFVPPVADERSALLAFLAQQRDGLRYALLGLTEDQAWSVPTASELSLGGLLKHTMVTERRWVVAALAGRPLPGLWPIEDPGADLRRAEGETVSSLLTEYQQAAEETEKIVLDLPDLDVPCATEQAAHWSARWVLLHLIEESARHAGHADVIRQSIDGAHAADLLARAEG; this is encoded by the coding sequence ATGCCCCGCTTCGTCCCGCCGGTCGCCGATGAGCGCTCTGCCCTGCTCGCCTTCCTCGCCCAGCAACGGGACGGCCTGCGGTACGCGTTGCTCGGACTGACGGAGGATCAGGCCTGGTCGGTGCCGACCGCCAGCGAGCTGTCGCTGGGCGGTCTGCTCAAGCACACCATGGTCACCGAGCGCCGCTGGGTGGTCGCGGCGCTGGCCGGCCGCCCGCTGCCGGGGCTGTGGCCGATCGAGGATCCCGGGGCCGACCTGCGCCGCGCCGAGGGGGAGACCGTCTCCAGCCTGCTGACGGAGTATCAGCAGGCCGCCGAGGAGACCGAGAAGATCGTCCTCGACCTGCCCGACCTGGACGTGCCCTGCGCCACCGAGCAGGCGGCGCACTGGTCGGCCCGCTGGGTGCTGCTCCACCTGATCGAGGAGAGCGCCCGCCACGCCGGCCACGCGGACGTGATCCGCCAGTCCATCGACGGCGCCCACGCCGCCGATCTGCTGGCCCGCGCCGAGGGCTGA
- a CDS encoding MSMEG_1061 family FMN-dependent PPOX-type flavoprotein produces MTTTSQSTSLFDLLSADAVRDPAGLREVYEMPGTAAVHKQVDRIHDVSRRLIGCSSFVLVASTDPAGNCDVSPRGGPPGFVAVLDEHTLAIPDATGNKRLDSLHNIVATGRAGLLFLIPGRNDTLRVNGRACVSTDPQLLAQLTAVGKPPRSAIVVRVEEVYGHCPKSLLRGSMWKPEQWLPKDAVPSSAEVTLAHLSGKLDGLTLEQVEQNERESLLYRYE; encoded by the coding sequence ATGACGACCACCTCGCAGTCCACCAGTCTCTTCGACCTGCTGAGCGCCGACGCCGTCCGCGATCCCGCCGGGCTGCGGGAGGTCTACGAGATGCCGGGCACGGCCGCGGTGCACAAGCAGGTGGACCGGATCCACGACGTGTCCCGGCGGCTGATCGGGTGCTCCTCGTTCGTGCTGGTGGCGAGCACGGACCCGGCGGGCAACTGCGATGTGAGCCCGCGCGGCGGCCCGCCCGGGTTCGTCGCCGTGCTGGACGAGCACACGCTGGCGATACCGGACGCGACGGGCAACAAGCGGCTCGACTCGCTGCACAACATCGTGGCCACCGGGCGGGCCGGGCTGCTCTTCCTGATCCCGGGTCGCAACGACACGCTGCGGGTGAACGGCCGGGCCTGCGTCTCGACCGACCCGCAGCTGCTCGCCCAGCTGACCGCCGTCGGCAAGCCGCCGCGCAGCGCGATCGTGGTGCGGGTCGAGGAGGTCTACGGGCACTGCCCCAAGTCGCTGCTGCGCGGCAGCATGTGGAAGCCCGAGCAGTGGCTGCCCAAGGACGCCGTACCCAGCTCGGCCGAGGTGACGCTGGCGCACCTCTCCGGCAAGCTGGACGGCCTGACCCTGGAGCAGGTCGAGCAGAACGAGCGCGAGTCGCTGCTCTACCGCTACGAGTAG
- a CDS encoding FAD-binding oxidoreductase yields MTRPVTPQAGGLPVALAELRRALGPAGVLAPDDAAAGFVRDERALLPAHPAAVLRPRSTAQVAAAVALCARYGVPVVPFAGGTGLVGGALPLGTGSQVVLSVRELNRIRSVEPADFALTAEAGCVVADVQRAADRAGLLFPLRLASEGSCRIGGVVATNAGGSNVLRYGMTRDLVLGLEAVLPDGQVWHGLRTLRKDNTGYDLKQLLIGSEGTLGIVTAATLRLFPRPRHRAVALLALPGLDALTPLLALARELLEERLTALELFGRTGLDLVLDRLAGFQDPFDRPHPWYLLVEATATRDGAGLAALLETFLTEVTERGLAVDAVPALDQAQARAFWALREALPEAEKRAGGAVKHDVSVPLGSIAAFVEAARAAVAAACPGAPMNVFGHVGDGNVHFNVLAGQGSSAVIYRLVGEFGGSVSAEHGVGVLKREALAAARSPLELALLRTVKAALDPQGIMNPGKLLPAP; encoded by the coding sequence GTGACCCGACCCGTGACACCCCAGGCCGGCGGCCTGCCCGTGGCACTCGCCGAGCTGCGCCGCGCGCTCGGCCCCGCCGGGGTGCTCGCGCCGGACGATGCCGCCGCCGGCTTCGTGCGGGACGAGCGCGCGCTGCTGCCCGCGCACCCCGCCGCCGTGCTGCGGCCGCGCAGTACGGCACAGGTGGCCGCGGCGGTCGCCCTCTGCGCCCGGTACGGGGTGCCGGTGGTCCCGTTCGCCGGCGGCACCGGGCTGGTCGGCGGGGCGCTGCCGCTGGGCACCGGCAGCCAGGTGGTGCTGAGCGTGCGCGAGCTGAACCGGATCCGCAGCGTCGAGCCGGCCGACTTCGCGCTCACCGCCGAGGCCGGCTGCGTGGTCGCCGACGTGCAACGGGCGGCGGACCGGGCCGGGTTACTCTTCCCGCTGCGGCTGGCCTCCGAGGGCAGCTGCCGGATCGGCGGGGTGGTGGCCACCAACGCCGGCGGCAGCAATGTGCTGCGCTACGGCATGACCCGGGACCTGGTGCTCGGCCTGGAGGCGGTGCTGCCGGACGGGCAGGTGTGGCACGGGCTGCGCACCCTGCGCAAGGACAACACCGGCTACGACCTCAAGCAGCTGCTGATCGGCTCCGAGGGCACCCTGGGCATCGTCACCGCCGCCACGCTGCGGCTCTTCCCCAGGCCCCGGCACCGCGCGGTCGCGCTGCTCGCGCTGCCCGGCCTCGACGCGCTCACCCCGCTGCTCGCGCTGGCCCGCGAACTGCTGGAGGAGCGCCTGACCGCGCTGGAGCTTTTCGGGCGCACCGGGCTCGACCTGGTGCTCGATCGGCTCGCCGGCTTCCAGGACCCGTTCGACCGCCCGCACCCCTGGTACCTGCTGGTCGAGGCCACCGCGACCCGGGACGGCGCCGGGCTGGCCGCGCTGCTGGAGACCTTCCTGACCGAGGTGACCGAGCGCGGCCTGGCGGTGGACGCGGTCCCGGCCCTCGACCAGGCGCAGGCCCGCGCGTTCTGGGCGCTGCGCGAGGCGCTGCCGGAGGCCGAGAAGCGCGCGGGCGGCGCGGTCAAGCACGATGTGAGCGTGCCGCTCGGCAGCATCGCGGCCTTCGTCGAGGCGGCCCGCGCGGCGGTGGCGGCGGCCTGTCCGGGCGCGCCGATGAACGTCTTCGGCCACGTCGGGGACGGCAACGTCCACTTCAACGTGCTCGCCGGGCAGGGGAGTTCGGCGGTGATCTACCGGCTGGTCGGCGAGTTCGGCGGCAGCGTCAGCGCCGAGCACGGGGTGGGCGTGCTCAAGCGCGAGGCGCTGGCCGCCGCCCGCTCGCCGCTGGAACTGGCCCTGCTGCGCACGGTGAAGGCGGCGCTGGACCCGCAGGGGATCATGAATCCCGGCAAGCTCCTGCCGGCGCCCTGA